The Mucilaginibacter terrae region GCATCTACCACACACATGGCACCCGAGGTAAGCTCTCCACCTAACCACGGACCAGGTTCTACCAAAATGGTTTTCACCTTGCTGCGGGCACATTGCAACGCTGCCGCCGTACCACTGGCGCTGCCGCCAATTACCAACACATCGGTTTTAATGGTATCAGCATAAGTATGTATAGCGCACAGGCAAAGCAGGGTAATGAGTAAGTTTTTCAACATGAGGAGAATACAGGTTTAAAACGCTAAAGTAGGGCAAAGCTTTTACTATCAATAAAAATTTGTGTAACAAAATGGCCTTTCTAATGAGGCATGCGGGCAATTTTCACAAAAAGCATCGGCCTTTAAATTTTTAGTATTTAATTTGAGTATGACAACCCAACCCGACGAACACTTACGTTACCCCATAGGCCGTTTTGCTAAGCCCAGCGAGTATACTTCTGAACTGTTTGCGCAATCCATCAACACCATAAAAACCCTGCCCGCCCGTTTGCGTGCCGAGGTGATTAAACTGACCGATGCCCAACTGAACACCACTTACCGCCCCGGCGGCTGGACGCTTAAACAAGTGGTACACCACCTGGCCGACAGCCATATGAATGCTCTCATGCGTATTAAACTGGCACTAACCGAAGAGCACCCCTCCATTAAACCGTACGATGAAGCCGGCTGGGCCAATCAAATCGATTATAGCCTGCCTGTCGAATCCTCATTAAAAATACTGGAAGGTATACATCAACACATGGTGGCCCTGTACGAAAGCTTTGACGAAGCCCAATGGAACCGCAGTTTCCTGCATCCTGAAAGAGGTGTGGTTTATACCATTGCGCTTTCGGCGGCTATGTATGCATGGCATAGCAATCATCATTTGGCGCATATTACGGAGACGATGAAGCAGTGGGATAAATAAACCCTAATTGCATACCAAGCAAATTTGCTGTTATATGCCTTTTACCTTTGCACATCCGGCAATTGTATTGCCTTTAGGCCGTTTACCT contains the following coding sequences:
- a CDS encoding YfiT family bacillithiol transferase, encoding MTTQPDEHLRYPIGRFAKPSEYTSELFAQSINTIKTLPARLRAEVIKLTDAQLNTTYRPGGWTLKQVVHHLADSHMNALMRIKLALTEEHPSIKPYDEAGWANQIDYSLPVESSLKILEGIHQHMVALYESFDEAQWNRSFLHPERGVVYTIALSAAMYAWHSNHHLAHITETMKQWDK